In a genomic window of uncultured Flavobacterium sp.:
- the dnaN gene encoding DNA polymerase III subunit beta, whose amino-acid sequence MKFIVSSSYLLKQLQVLGSVINSNNTLPILDNFLFELDNSELTVSASDLETTMSATLSIDSTSKGSVAVPAKLLLEILKTFPEQPLTFTVEENNTVEISSNSGKYALAYAAGEEFPKAVSLEDPSVTLVPADVLATAVSKTIFAAGNDDLRPVMSGVFFQFSPEGLTFVATDAHKLVKYARTDVKASQVADFIMPKKPLNILKSILGSSDAEVKIEYNDSNATFSFDNYILMCRLIDGKYPNYEAVIPKENPNKLMIDRSLFLSSVRRVAIFSNKTTHQIRLKIAGAELNVSAEDIDYSNKAEERLTCDYQGDDLQIGFNSRFLTEMLTNLQSDMIMLEMSLPNRAGILTPVDGLEEGETVTMLVMPVMLNS is encoded by the coding sequence ATGAAATTTATAGTATCGAGTTCGTACTTATTAAAACAATTACAAGTTTTAGGTAGTGTAATCAACAGTAACAATACGTTGCCTATTTTAGATAACTTTTTATTTGAACTAGACAATAGTGAGTTGACAGTTTCGGCTTCAGATCTTGAAACTACAATGTCGGCTACATTATCAATCGATTCTACAAGTAAAGGAAGTGTTGCTGTGCCAGCTAAACTTTTGCTTGAAATTTTGAAAACGTTTCCAGAGCAACCTTTAACTTTTACAGTTGAAGAAAACAATACAGTCGAAATTAGTTCAAACTCAGGAAAATATGCATTAGCATACGCTGCAGGAGAAGAATTTCCTAAAGCAGTAAGTCTTGAAGATCCTTCTGTTACGCTTGTTCCTGCAGATGTTTTGGCAACTGCTGTAAGCAAAACTATTTTTGCTGCCGGAAACGACGATTTACGTCCGGTAATGTCTGGAGTTTTCTTTCAGTTCTCACCAGAAGGATTGACTTTTGTAGCAACAGACGCTCATAAATTAGTAAAATATGCCCGTACAGATGTAAAAGCGTCTCAGGTTGCTGATTTTATTATGCCTAAGAAACCTTTGAATATCTTAAAAAGTATCCTTGGATCTTCTGATGCCGAAGTAAAAATTGAATACAACGATTCAAATGCGACTTTCTCATTTGACAATTATATCTTAATGTGTCGTTTAATTGATGGAAAATACCCTAATTATGAAGCGGTAATTCCAAAAGAAAATCCAAACAAATTAATGATTGACCGTTCTTTATTTTTAAGTTCAGTTCGTCGTGTGGCAATTTTCTCAAACAAAACAACGCACCAAATTCGTCTAAAAATCGCCGGAGCTGAATTAAATGTTTCTGCGGAAGATATTGACTATTCAAACAAAGCTGAAGAAAGATTGACTTGTGATTATCAAGGAGATGATCTTCAAATTGGTTTCAACTCTCGTTTCTTAACGGAGATGTTAACTAACTTACAATCTGATATGATTATGTTAGAAATGTCATTGCCTAACAGAGCCGGAATCCTTACGCCAGTTGATGGTTTAGAAGAAGGTGAAACCGTTACAATGTTGGTAATGCCTGTAATGTTAAATAGTTAA
- a CDS encoding DsbA family oxidoreductase — protein sequence MKIEIWSDIMCPFCYIGKRQLETALAEFPNGEFEIEWKSFQLDPTITPQSGKDVYTFLAERKGISIEQSIEMHKGVVERAKSVGLDYHFDKAIISNSLTAHRIIHLAKAKKLGDEMEEIFFKAYFTEGKDLNDNQTLIELGVQAGLDSKEVQEVVENENLYLSDVHTDIHEANEIGVQGVPFFVFDRKYAVSGAQPVEAFVQTIKEGLK from the coding sequence ATGAAAATAGAAATTTGGTCGGACATCATGTGTCCGTTTTGTTACATCGGAAAAAGACAACTGGAAACAGCCTTAGCTGAGTTTCCAAATGGAGAATTTGAAATTGAGTGGAAAAGCTTTCAACTTGACCCAACTATCACACCACAATCAGGTAAAGATGTTTATACGTTTCTAGCCGAACGAAAAGGTATTTCTATTGAACAATCAATAGAAATGCATAAAGGTGTCGTAGAACGCGCAAAAAGCGTTGGTTTGGATTATCATTTTGACAAAGCTATTATCTCAAATTCTTTGACTGCACATCGCATTATACATTTGGCTAAAGCCAAAAAATTAGGCGACGAAATGGAAGAAATCTTTTTTAAAGCTTATTTCACTGAAGGAAAAGATTTAAATGACAATCAAACCTTAATAGAATTAGGTGTTCAGGCAGGTTTAGATTCAAAAGAAGTACAAGAAGTTGTAGAAAATGAGAATCTTTATTTAAGCGATGTTCACACTGATATTCACGAAGCAAATGAAATTGGAGTACAAGGTGTTCCGTTTTTTGTTTTTGATAGAAAGTATGCGGTTTCAGGAGCGCAACCAGTTGAGGCTTTTGTACAGACTATTAAAGAAGGATTGAAGTAA
- a CDS encoding DNA mismatch repair protein, producing MEAYNNKVEHYTALFHKINKRYNSISILRLLTVFLCLFMLFYYIKTSEILYVVFAFLSFVGFIFLMRIHSKLSFQKELTSAILKINKNEITYLKREKIPFENGIEFNDFHHPYAYDLDIFGDHSLFQNINRTATFIGKKTLANQLLKLLPNETILENQEAINELKTKIDWRQDFLALAIVSNDSKNSYDSLIYWNSFKNNHLPKVLVALSIILPTLFFGFLIAYFITSKTILLSYVTYIFIANMIVLGQSFKRIQSEIAKADNIDKTIKQYSLLVKKIENETFQSKKLIDLQQQFIFRKETASKHLNDLSELFSRMDTINNFVTAIVFNGTFLFNLHVLKALLKWKENYSTELEKWIEIIGEFEALNSYANLAYNNQDFVFPEINSEYKIGFSDLSHPLLNPATRVGNDTHFYPESFMILTGSNMSGKSTFLRSLGINMVLGGVGSVVCASKANIHPLPVLVSMRLSDSLADSESYFFAEIKRLKQIMDALEEQPAFVLLDEILRGTNSDDKRNGTIEVVKKIIAKKAIGAIATHDIEVCLTTNEYPDILTNQCFEVEIKNNELHFDYKLRNGICQNKSATFLMQKMGVI from the coding sequence ATGGAAGCATACAATAATAAAGTTGAACACTATACTGCACTTTTTCATAAAATCAATAAAAGATACAATAGCATAAGTATTCTGCGTCTTTTAACCGTTTTTCTTTGTTTGTTTATGTTGTTTTATTACATAAAAACCAGTGAAATTCTTTACGTAGTTTTTGCTTTTCTATCTTTTGTTGGTTTTATTTTTTTGATGCGAATTCATTCAAAATTGTCTTTCCAGAAAGAACTTACTTCAGCTATTTTAAAAATCAATAAAAATGAGATTACGTATTTAAAAAGAGAGAAAATCCCTTTTGAAAACGGAATTGAATTCAATGATTTTCATCATCCTTATGCTTACGATTTAGATATTTTTGGAGATCATTCTTTATTTCAAAATATAAATAGAACAGCAACTTTTATCGGAAAAAAAACATTGGCAAATCAATTATTGAAGTTGTTGCCTAATGAAACAATTCTGGAAAATCAAGAAGCAATTAATGAGTTAAAGACTAAAATTGATTGGCGTCAGGATTTCCTGGCTTTAGCAATTGTCAGTAATGACAGTAAAAACTCATATGATTCTTTAATCTATTGGAATTCATTTAAAAATAATCATTTACCTAAAGTTTTAGTTGCACTTTCCATTATCCTTCCAACTTTATTTTTCGGCTTTTTAATAGCATATTTTATAACATCAAAAACGATCTTATTATCATATGTTACTTATATTTTTATAGCTAATATGATCGTGTTAGGACAATCATTTAAGAGAATACAATCAGAAATTGCAAAGGCTGATAATATTGATAAAACCATTAAACAATATAGTTTATTAGTTAAGAAAATTGAAAATGAAACTTTTCAATCCAAGAAACTGATTGATTTACAACAACAGTTTATTTTTAGAAAAGAAACTGCAAGTAAACATTTGAATGATCTTTCGGAATTATTTTCGAGAATGGACACCATTAATAATTTTGTAACCGCGATAGTATTTAATGGAACCTTTTTGTTTAATCTTCACGTTTTAAAAGCATTATTAAAATGGAAAGAAAACTATTCTACCGAACTTGAAAAATGGATCGAAATTATTGGAGAATTTGAAGCTTTAAATAGTTATGCAAACCTGGCCTACAATAACCAGGATTTTGTTTTTCCTGAAATCAATTCAGAGTATAAAATTGGATTTTCAGATTTAAGTCATCCGTTGTTAAATCCGGCAACTAGAGTAGGGAATGATACTCATTTTTATCCGGAATCGTTTATGATTCTTACGGGTTCTAATATGTCTGGGAAAAGTACTTTCTTAAGAAGTTTAGGAATCAATATGGTTTTAGGCGGAGTAGGTTCAGTTGTTTGTGCTTCAAAAGCTAACATTCATCCACTTCCAGTTTTAGTTTCAATGCGATTATCGGATTCTTTAGCAGATAGCGAATCTTATTTCTTTGCGGAAATTAAGCGTTTAAAGCAAATTATGGACGCATTAGAAGAGCAACCAGCGTTTGTTTTATTGGACGAAATTCTAAGAGGAACAAACTCTGACGATAAACGAAACGGAACAATTGAGGTTGTAAAAAAGATCATTGCAAAAAAAGCTATTGGAGCAATCGCAACGCACGATATCGAAGTGTGTTTAACAACAAATGAATATCCGGATATATTAACGAATCAATGCTTTGAAGTCGAAATTAAAAACAATGAACTTCACTTTGATTATAAACTCCGCAACGGAATCTGCCAGAATAAAAGCGCAACGTTTTTAATGCAGAAAATGGGAGTGATTTAA
- a CDS encoding universal stress protein, translating into MKKILFPTDFSEAATNAFVHALEFAKIVNAELVLLHTFEIPVYDSQFFPENYASIYSSIELAKFEMFKDEIPKLRAIATERKLDDIVIKHRLMDGDLIYNLKNAVEEDKIDFVIMGTSGVTDWTKFFLGSNTSSVISEVKVPVLCVPADAKFKKIKIIGFTTRYREKDKTELRKVLEIANKTKAKVKSLYVRTSNSDVSDATIKEWEREFANENVEFLVLPSDEVKETILDFILYKDVDVLTTITHKRSFFESIFESSFSKKITKEVSIPVLVMHET; encoded by the coding sequence ATGAAAAAGATACTATTTCCAACAGATTTTTCTGAAGCAGCCACAAATGCTTTTGTTCATGCTTTAGAATTTGCTAAAATTGTTAATGCAGAACTTGTTTTGTTGCATACTTTTGAGATTCCGGTTTATGACAGCCAATTTTTTCCTGAGAATTATGCCTCGATTTATAGTTCAATAGAATTAGCAAAATTTGAAATGTTTAAGGATGAAATTCCAAAACTTCGAGCTATCGCCACAGAACGAAAATTAGACGATATTGTAATAAAACATCGCTTAATGGACGGTGATTTAATTTATAATTTAAAAAATGCAGTCGAAGAAGATAAAATAGATTTTGTAATAATGGGAACTTCCGGAGTTACGGACTGGACAAAATTCTTTTTGGGATCAAATACAAGCTCTGTAATTTCAGAAGTAAAAGTTCCGGTTCTATGCGTTCCTGCTGATGCAAAATTCAAGAAAATTAAAATAATTGGTTTCACAACACGCTATCGTGAAAAAGATAAAACAGAGTTGAGAAAAGTTCTTGAAATTGCAAATAAAACAAAAGCAAAAGTAAAAAGTTTATATGTTAGGACTTCTAATTCAGATGTTTCAGACGCTACAATTAAAGAATGGGAAAGAGAATTTGCAAACGAGAATGTCGAATTTCTGGTTTTGCCAAGTGATGAAGTAAAAGAGACAATTCTTGATTTTATACTTTATAAAGATGTTGATGTTTTAACGACAATAACGCACAAAAGATCTTTCTTTGAGAGTATTTTTGAATCCAGTTTTTCTAAGAAAATTACAAAAGAAGTTTCAATTCCGGTTTTGGTAATGCACGAAACCTAA
- the mnmE gene encoding tRNA uridine-5-carboxymethylaminomethyl(34) synthesis GTPase MnmE, translating to MINQDSIVALATPSGAGAIAIIRISGSDAITIGNSVFKSIKNKDLTQQKTHTLHLGHIVDDSKTLDEVLVSVFKGPNSYTGENTIEISCHGSTYIQQQIIQLLLRKGCRMADAGEFTLRAFLNGKLDLSQAEAVADLISSDNEASHQIAMQQMRGGFSNEIAKLREELLNFASLIELELDFAEEDVEFADRTQFHELLNRIEFVLKRLIDSFAVGNVIKNGIPVAIVGEPNVGKSTLLNALLNEERAIVSDIAGTTRDTIEDELVIGGIGFRFIDTAGIRETKDVVESIGIKKTFEKIDQAQVVIYLFDGLKFQISSSEFVSEIEQIKNKYPLKPLVIVVNKKDILSADEVLNITTKLENLNAKLLLISAKEKIGVDDLKNELLSFVNTGALRNNETIVTNTRHYDSLLKALDEIQKVKYGLETNLSSDLIALDIREALYQFGLITGQVSNDELLGNIFANFCIGK from the coding sequence ATGATAAATCAAGATTCTATAGTTGCATTGGCTACTCCATCCGGAGCTGGAGCTATTGCTATCATTCGTATTTCGGGTTCTGACGCTATTACCATTGGAAATTCGGTTTTTAAATCCATAAAAAACAAAGACTTAACGCAGCAAAAAACACATACTTTGCATTTGGGTCATATTGTCGATGATTCGAAAACACTTGATGAAGTTTTGGTTTCTGTTTTTAAAGGACCAAATTCTTATACTGGCGAAAATACCATTGAAATCTCTTGCCACGGATCAACTTATATTCAGCAGCAAATTATTCAATTATTATTGAGAAAAGGCTGTAGAATGGCTGATGCGGGTGAATTTACGCTTAGAGCTTTCCTTAACGGGAAGTTAGATTTATCACAAGCAGAAGCTGTTGCAGATTTGATTTCGTCAGATAATGAAGCTTCACACCAAATTGCGATGCAGCAAATGCGTGGCGGTTTTAGTAATGAAATAGCAAAATTGCGTGAAGAACTTTTAAACTTTGCTTCGTTAATCGAATTGGAATTGGATTTTGCAGAAGAAGATGTAGAATTTGCTGACAGAACTCAATTTCATGAATTACTGAACAGAATTGAATTTGTTTTGAAACGTTTAATTGATTCGTTTGCAGTTGGAAATGTGATTAAAAACGGAATTCCTGTTGCGATTGTTGGTGAACCAAATGTTGGAAAATCGACTTTGCTTAATGCTTTATTAAACGAAGAACGCGCCATTGTTTCGGACATTGCGGGAACAACTCGTGATACTATTGAAGATGAATTAGTAATTGGCGGAATTGGTTTTAGATTTATTGATACAGCAGGAATCCGCGAAACGAAAGACGTTGTAGAAAGCATCGGAATCAAAAAAACTTTTGAAAAAATCGATCAGGCACAAGTTGTAATTTATTTATTTGATGGTTTAAAGTTTCAGATTTCAAGTTCTGAATTTGTTTCTGAAATTGAGCAAATCAAGAATAAATATCCACTGAAACCTTTGGTAATTGTGGTAAATAAAAAAGATATATTGTCCGCTGATGAAGTTTTAAATATTACTACAAAGCTTGAAAACTTAAACGCAAAACTTTTATTGATTTCTGCTAAAGAGAAAATTGGTGTTGATGATTTAAAGAATGAATTACTTTCTTTTGTAAATACCGGCGCTCTTAGAAATAATGAAACGATCGTAACAAATACAAGACATTATGATTCATTACTTAAAGCTTTAGACGAAATACAAAAAGTAAAATATGGTCTTGAAACAAATCTTTCAAGCGACTTAATTGCTCTGGATATTCGCGAAGCTTTATACCAATTTGGACTTATTACGGGTCAGGTTTCTAATGATGAATTACTGGGGAATATTTTTGCCAATTTCTGCATCGGTAAATAA
- a CDS encoding DUF6055 domain-containing protein, protein MKKLLLLIVVFLSSYFAIAQKTLFTPTEWSDPNNEFYNKVSNTRKYESTNFVVYWGDKVGTNPATYSDTALRFTPKSVADTLETSFKRYITDLHFINNAPTTNFGKYKIIIMMMNTWNSTDPRLEAFAQASSFSGTIGAMFVHPEATRDGGALSHEFAHTLQMMMTIQENPGAGKAFSGYDWAGPFFEGHANFMRAQAYSQWAEIDGTLTRWIQTKHFMWSSNRHHYTNFHLMYYVQEKEGFDFTRRMWAESINEEHPLETIKRLKGFTQDQLDDYLWGYAQRQPAFDYPIQWNSQINTTSNFGKTIRNVYNTIKTNMPRYTSRQYTLLTKVTGTTDQYYTNNDWAPQDYGMNVIPLYPTCTGTQKKVTIKFKGHTEVNTTQAGWRYGFVTTKTDGTISRYSPMYKTDGEASFTLNTSTEANIYLVVFAAPKVHVNYNMDVGYPKQRRYPYEVKIANATPEGFQPAASFRSFLKTNGHLHTNGGGWVSNTATVASTVYVGPYAIVRAGNVSGNARIDDYAMVDGGTINGSAIVRGNACVYNATISNSAIVEGNAWMEGGSVANTANIKGNAMLFAGNFGSSVVVGGDAEIGSCSTPGVYLQFPYWRNGRDNCDGKGASDTSNIDINSTFTNFTAAQMAFSTTPNCTVTTLATNKSVFETEVDLSVYPNPTKSNLNITFLQTEQDKTTIELFGINGQKIATIADKVYEVGRIEIQYNSSNLPAGVYVLHIQRGNDVVSKTFIKE, encoded by the coding sequence ATGAAAAAACTATTACTACTGATTGTCGTTTTTCTATCCAGTTATTTTGCAATTGCACAGAAAACGCTTTTTACTCCCACAGAATGGAGTGACCCCAACAATGAATTTTATAATAAAGTGTCCAACACCAGAAAGTACGAGTCTACGAACTTTGTAGTTTACTGGGGAGATAAAGTGGGTACAAATCCTGCAACGTACTCTGATACAGCACTAAGATTTACTCCAAAATCGGTTGCAGATACGCTTGAGACTAGCTTTAAACGCTACATTACCGATTTGCATTTTATAAATAATGCACCAACAACAAATTTTGGAAAATACAAGATCATTATTATGATGATGAACACTTGGAATTCTACAGATCCACGATTAGAAGCTTTTGCACAAGCCAGTTCGTTTAGTGGTACAATTGGTGCAATGTTTGTACATCCTGAAGCTACAAGAGATGGTGGAGCATTATCACATGAGTTTGCGCATACGTTGCAAATGATGATGACCATTCAGGAAAATCCAGGTGCGGGAAAAGCTTTTTCCGGATATGATTGGGCAGGGCCGTTTTTTGAAGGACATGCCAATTTTATGCGTGCACAAGCCTATTCTCAATGGGCAGAAATTGACGGAACTCTGACCCGCTGGATTCAGACGAAACATTTTATGTGGTCTTCTAATCGACATCATTACACCAATTTCCATTTAATGTATTATGTGCAGGAAAAAGAAGGTTTTGATTTTACAAGAAGAATGTGGGCAGAATCGATAAATGAAGAACATCCGCTTGAAACTATTAAGAGATTAAAAGGTTTTACACAAGACCAACTCGATGATTATCTTTGGGGATATGCGCAACGACAACCGGCATTCGATTATCCTATTCAGTGGAATTCTCAAATAAATACGACAAGTAATTTCGGAAAAACCATCAGAAATGTTTACAACACCATAAAAACAAATATGCCTCGTTATACCAGCAGACAATACACTTTGCTGACAAAAGTTACGGGCACAACTGATCAATATTACACCAATAATGACTGGGCTCCACAAGATTACGGAATGAATGTAATCCCTTTATACCCAACTTGTACAGGAACTCAAAAGAAAGTTACTATTAAATTTAAAGGACATACAGAAGTTAATACAACTCAGGCTGGCTGGAGATATGGTTTTGTTACTACAAAAACCGATGGTACTATTTCGCGTTATAGTCCAATGTATAAAACGGATGGTGAAGCTTCATTTACGCTTAATACATCGACAGAAGCCAATATTTATTTAGTAGTTTTTGCAGCACCAAAAGTTCATGTTAATTACAACATGGATGTTGGTTACCCAAAACAAAGAAGATATCCTTATGAAGTAAAAATTGCAAATGCTACTCCTGAAGGATTTCAGCCTGCAGCTAGTTTTAGAAGTTTTCTTAAAACAAACGGACATTTACACACAAACGGAGGCGGATGGGTATCTAATACCGCAACTGTAGCATCGACAGTTTACGTAGGTCCTTATGCTATTGTTAGAGCCGGAAATGTTTCAGGAAATGCCCGTATAGATGACTACGCTATGGTAGATGGAGGAACTATAAATGGAAGCGCGATTGTAAGAGGAAATGCGTGCGTGTACAACGCGACTATATCAAATAGTGCTATTGTAGAAGGTAATGCCTGGATGGAAGGCGGATCAGTAGCCAATACTGCTAATATAAAAGGAAATGCGATGTTGTTTGCCGGTAATTTCGGAAGTTCAGTTGTAGTTGGTGGTGATGCAGAAATTGGAAGTTGCTCGACGCCAGGAGTTTATTTGCAGTTTCCTTATTGGAGAAACGGAAGAGATAATTGCGATGGTAAAGGAGCGAGCGATACTTCTAATATTGATATCAACTCAACATTTACCAACTTTACAGCTGCGCAAATGGCTTTTAGTACCACACCAAACTGTACTGTAACTACGCTGGCAACTAATAAATCAGTTTTTGAAACCGAAGTAGATCTAAGTGTTTATCCTAATCCAACAAAAAGCAATCTGAATATAACCTTTTTGCAAACGGAACAGGATAAAACAACTATTGAATTGTTTGGTATTAACGGACAAAAAATCGCCACAATTGCAGATAAAGTTTACGAAGTTGGTAGAATTGAGATTCAATACAATTCTAGTAATTTGCCTGCCGGTGTTTATGTATTACACATTCAAAGAGGAAATGACGTAGTAAGCAAAACATTTATTAAAGAATAA
- a CDS encoding alpha-galactosidase, with amino-acid sequence MNRLLLLLFTIVFSGVQAQESSIIKIETENSALVLKVGKNKKLYQTYLGTKLDNGSEYEFVSKENTKKFVVNDGNPLIDLRHLAYPTFGTDNLFEPAIRMTHNDGNPSLELEYQNHTSQKVTDDISEIIIKLKDPQYPVFVNLHYKIFYSENVIETWTEIQHQEKKSVVLYNYASVALHLDSDKYWLTQFYSDVVEEMRMEETQLVRGAKTIDSKLGVRTNMFASPSFFLSLNSKSTENTGEVIAGTIAWSGNFKHTFEIDNNNELRIVSGINEFASEYNLKPGEIFKTPAFIYTFSNKGKGQASRNLHTWAKKYGIKDGEKPRLTLLNNWETTFFDFDQAKLSNMFQDAKTLGVDMFLLDDGWFGNKYPRSGSVSGLGDWQATKSKLPDGIGFLMQQAKNTNVKFGIWIEPEMVNEKSELYEKHPDWVLSLPNREKSIYRTQLVLDLSNPKVQDFVFKVVDDIMQTESGVAFFKWDCNRMMTSAYSTYLKNEQSHLFIEYTKGLYKVLDRIKSKYPNLPMMLCAGGGGRVDYGLLNYFTEFWASDNTDPFDRVFIQWGYSNFYPALATCNHVTSMGNQSIKFKTDVAMMGKLGFDIHVGGLKENELKYCQEAVSNYKRLSPVIWQGNLFRLISPYEDSRAVLMYVNENKTKSVLFSYTLHPLTDPNYSLVKLEGLDASKKYSVKEINLMPQSRNTFEESGTIYSGDFLMKIGLKVSSSRQESSVVLEITDVEQIK; translated from the coding sequence ATGAACCGATTATTACTTTTACTATTTACAATTGTTTTTTCTGGTGTTCAGGCGCAGGAAAGTTCTATAATTAAAATTGAAACCGAAAATTCAGCTTTGGTTTTAAAAGTAGGTAAAAACAAGAAATTGTATCAAACGTATTTGGGAACAAAGCTTGATAATGGTTCAGAATATGAATTTGTTTCGAAAGAAAATACAAAAAAGTTTGTAGTAAATGATGGTAATCCTTTAATCGATTTGCGTCATTTGGCTTATCCAACTTTTGGAACAGACAATTTGTTTGAACCTGCAATCAGGATGACTCATAATGACGGAAATCCATCTTTAGAATTAGAATATCAAAACCATACATCTCAAAAAGTAACGGACGATATTTCGGAAATTATAATCAAGTTAAAAGATCCGCAATATCCGGTTTTTGTCAATCTTCATTATAAAATATTCTACTCAGAAAATGTAATAGAAACCTGGACAGAAATTCAGCATCAGGAAAAAAAATCAGTTGTACTTTATAATTATGCTTCGGTTGCATTGCATTTAGATTCAGATAAATACTGGCTGACTCAGTTTTATAGTGATGTTGTAGAAGAAATGAGAATGGAGGAAACTCAGCTTGTCAGAGGCGCTAAAACTATTGATTCGAAGCTGGGAGTTAGAACGAATATGTTTGCATCGCCAAGTTTTTTTCTTTCATTAAATTCAAAATCTACAGAAAATACAGGAGAAGTAATCGCTGGAACAATTGCTTGGTCGGGTAATTTTAAGCATACGTTTGAAATTGATAATAACAATGAATTAAGAATCGTTTCGGGAATAAATGAATTTGCTTCAGAATACAATTTAAAACCCGGAGAAATATTCAAAACACCTGCTTTTATTTATACTTTTTCGAATAAAGGAAAAGGGCAGGCGAGTAGAAATTTGCATACTTGGGCAAAAAAATACGGAATCAAAGATGGCGAAAAACCACGTTTGACTTTATTGAATAATTGGGAAACCACTTTTTTTGATTTCGATCAGGCGAAATTGAGCAATATGTTTCAAGACGCTAAAACCTTAGGCGTCGATATGTTTTTGCTTGACGACGGTTGGTTTGGGAATAAATATCCAAGAAGTGGTTCTGTTTCAGGTTTGGGAGATTGGCAGGCTACAAAATCAAAATTACCGGACGGAATTGGGTTTTTAATGCAACAAGCTAAAAATACTAACGTAAAATTTGGTATTTGGATTGAGCCTGAAATGGTTAATGAAAAAAGCGAACTGTATGAAAAACATCCGGATTGGGTTTTAAGTTTACCAAATCGCGAAAAGAGTATTTATAGAACACAATTGGTTTTGGATTTAAGCAATCCAAAAGTTCAGGATTTTGTTTTTAAAGTTGTCGACGATATTATGCAAACAGAATCTGGTGTTGCTTTTTTTAAATGGGATTGCAACCGAATGATGACAAGTGCTTATTCTACTTATTTAAAGAATGAGCAATCGCATTTGTTTATTGAATATACAAAAGGATTGTACAAAGTTTTGGACAGAATAAAAAGTAAATATCCAAATTTGCCTATGATGCTTTGTGCCGGCGGCGGCGGAAGAGTCGATTACGGATTACTGAATTATTTTACAGAGTTTTGGGCAAGTGATAATACAGATCCTTTTGACCGCGTATTTATTCAATGGGGATATTCTAATTTTTATCCTGCATTGGCGACTTGCAACCACGTAACTTCGATGGGAAATCAATCGATAAAATTTAAAACCGATGTCGCAATGATGGGCAAATTAGGTTTTGATATTCATGTTGGAGGTTTAAAAGAAAACGAATTGAAATATTGTCAGGAAGCTGTTTCTAATTATAAAAGATTAAGTCCGGTGATTTGGCAAGGAAATTTGTTCCGATTAATTTCTCCTTATGAAGATAGTAGAGCCGTTTTGATGTACGTGAATGAAAACAAAACTAAATCGGTGCTTTTTTCTTATACGTTGCATCCACTTACAGATCCAAATTATAGTTTGGTAAAACTCGAAGGACTTGACGCTTCAAAAAAATATAGCGTTAAAGAAATTAATCTGATGCCTCAGAGTAGAAATACTTTTGAAGAATCCGGTACTATTTATTCCGGTGATTTCCTGATGAAAATAGGATTAAAAGTTTCTTCTTCCAGACAAGAAAGTAGTGTTGTACTTGAGATTACTGATGTCGAACAAATAAAATAG